A genomic segment from Stegostoma tigrinum isolate sSteTig4 chromosome 1, sSteTig4.hap1, whole genome shotgun sequence encodes:
- the LOC125455860 gene encoding microtubule-associated protein RP/EB family member 1 isoform X1, with product MSYVSDELYKYLRGRMTDFLKINAVELLPHLPCLTQMDQEKIRAEAKYEGNEAAIPILLDSVRRRQNWERQLINALRNKEYNDLAGILEQKLESLAPRRNVSPSVASHPNHSAVDSSTIVVVPFQSAPFDVSPPRHPSSSVTVADNSQFPTTAFRSADDLLTLSPSNQTNLRPSAGIPAAEHPASKPTTQPSAGPPATRPSAGPPATRPSAGPPATRPSAGPPATRPSAGPPATRPSAGPPATRPSAGPPATRPSAGPPATRPSAGPPATRPSAGPPATRPSAGPPTTQPSASVHAVSASGPAAFSTTSTASSSSVSSTSSTFTSQHHSLEFKIPIQETGKSMDREENKDEKLPVQISGIYSILEKMGTFDDSKSNDSFQSPRNQTINSDQSSTGEKRNTNEIFTANTDQARREIKNNQALADDSATCNQVHTHRPQLNDNDFESIGKPGMLQGNVQNKQSETQAESFCKITSADLQLSENPVDNSSNENNSNRAMPNANLNPRDMSKEANFLNLGDCSSQGANVSCDYDDKNSIKEQKIQALQGYQNDQLQQSFYDVHSPLNIQLNFDAQKKIDEGVDSDQKHTLNQNKNIEYDCRAFQTHNIEIAKSGHDGADSEVECMKNVQTNNSTDSISNSEQLSSSCTECSFRHLLISGDSVSEPSAHVEHNSQNANRLNNDPLLPACLPIGTQALGQISNMDGLQENAQIGTTECAGKQECMGIQKCENWFTETKSNNKSNQGVNVSKRERSSYSCANELTQSTCDANPTVYNEDVKEYSGYIYQEPDSEVEAGNDCEFEAAILEDAKWHDFGNSSIHAFSPDCVSLISRKEPQPKKPVKPNADITQSNYLFATISVLVLSVVAVCVWKYCHK from the exons ATGTCGTATGTGAGTGACGAGCTATACAAGTACCTAAGGGGGAGAatgacagattttttaaaaattaatgcagTGGAATTGTTACCACATCTTCCCTGTCTTACTCAGATGGACCAG GAAAAAATAAGAGCTGAAGCCAAATATGAAGGAAATGAGGCAGCCATACCTATTCTCTTGGATTCTGTGAGAAGACGGCAAAATTGGGAAAGGCAATTGATAAATGCATTACGTAATAAAGAATACAATGATCTTGCAGGCATTTTGGAACAGAAACTTGAATCTTTAGCTCCAAGAA GGAATGTTAGTCCTTCTGTTGCTTCACATCCTAATCATTCTGCTGTAGATTCTTCGACAATTGTTGTTGTTCCCTTCCAAAGTGCACCATTTGATGTCTCACCTCCACGACACCCTTCAAGCTCAGTTACTGTTGCTGACAATTCACAATTCCCTACTACAGCTTTTCGTTCTGCAGACGACTTGTTGACCCTGTCCCCGTCCAATCAGACTAATCTGCGGCCTTCAGCTGGTATTCCTGCAGCAGAACATCCAGCAAGCAAACCTACAACGCAGCCCTCGGCCGGTCCCCCCGCAACGCGGCCCTCGGCCGGTCCCCCCGCAACGCGGCCCTCGGCCGGTCCCCCCGCAACGCGGCCCTCGGCCGGTCCCCCCGCAACGCGGCCCTCGGCCGGTCCCCCCGCAACGCGGCCCTCGGCCGGTCCCCCCGCAACGCGGCCCTCGGCCGGTCCCCCCGCAACGCGGCCCTCGGCCGGTCCCCCCGCAACGCGGCCCTCGGCCGGTCCCCCCGCAACGCGGCCCTCGGCCGGTCCCCCCGCAACGCGGCCCTCGGCCGGTCCCCCCACAACGCAGCCCTCGGCCAGTGTGCATGCAGTATCTGCTTCTGGACCTGCTGCCTTTTCAACAACCTCAACTGCATCATCATCTTCTGTGTCTTCGACTTCCTCTACTTTCACCTCTCAGCATCATTCCTTAGAATTCAAAATACCAATTCAAGAAACTGGAAAGTCAATGGATAGAGAAGAAAACAAAGATGAAAAACTGCCTGTACAG atttctggcatttaTAGTATTCTG gagaagatgggtacTTTTGATGATTCAAAGTCCAACGATTCTTTCCAATCTCCAAGGAATCAAACCATAAATTCAGATCAGAGCAGCACTGGTGAGAAAAGAAATACAAATGAAATATTCACAGCCAATACTGATCAAGCTAGGAGAGAAATAAAAAATAATCAAGCTCTTGCAGATGACTCTGCAACCTGCaatcaagtacacacacacagacctcagTTAAATGATAATGATTTTGAGAGCATTGGTAAACCAGGAATGTTGCAGGGTAATGTTCAGAATAAGCAGTCAGAAACTCAGGCTGAAAGTTTCTGTAAAATAACAAGTGCTGATTTACAGCTCAGTGAAAACCCCGTGGATAATTCAAGCAACGAGAATAATTCAAACAGGGCCATGCCAAATGCCAACCTTAATCCAAGAGATATGTCCAAAGAGGCCAACTTTTTGAATTTGGGTGATTGCAGTAGTCAGGGAGCTAATGTTTCTTGTGACTACGATGACAAAAACTCAATTAAAGAACAAAAGATTCAAGCATTACAAGGTTATCAGAATGATCAGCTGCAACAAAGCTTTTATGATGTTCACAGTCCATTGAATATACAATTGAATTTTGATGCTCAGAAAAAAATAGATGAAGGTGTAGACTCTGATCAAAAACACAcattaaatcaaaacaaaaatattgaatACGATTGCAGGGCTTTTCAGACACATAACATTGAAATTGCAAAAAGTGGTCATGATGGGGCTGACTCTGAAGTTGAATGCATGAAAAATGTGCAAACAAACAACAGCACAGATTCAATTTCCAACAGTGAACAATTAAGCAGTTCTTGTACTGAATGCTCATTTAGACATCTTTTGATTAGTGGTGACTCTGTCAGTGAGCCAAGTGCTCATGTGGAACACAACTCCCAAAATGCAAATCGATTGAACAATGATCCACTGCTTCCTGCATGTCTGCCAATTGGCACACAGGCATTAGGTCAGATCAGCAATATGGATGGTTTGCAAGAAAATGCACAAATAGGAACTACTGAGTGTGCAGGAAAACAAGAATGTATGGGAATCCAGAAATGTGAAAACTGGTTCACAGAGACAAAATcaaataataagtcaaatcaaggAGTAAATGTTTCAAAGAGAGAAAGATCATCATACTCTTGTGCGAATGAATTGACCCAGAGCACATGTGATGCTAATCCAACAGTATACAATGAGGATGTTAAGGAATATAGTGGGTATATTTATCAAGAACCTGATTCTGAAGTTGAAGCAGGCAATGATTGTGAATTTGAAGCAGCAATTCTGGAAGATGCTAAGTGGCATGATTTTGGGAATAGCTCTATTCATGCTTTCTCTCCTGACTGTGTTTCTTTGATCTCGAGGAAAGAGCCACAACCTAAAAAGCCTGTAAAACCAAACGCGGACATAACACAGTCAAATTACCTATTTGCAACAATTTCAGTTCTGGTATTATCAGTTGTTGCTGTGTGCGTATGGAAATACTGCCATAAATAA
- the LOC125455860 gene encoding microtubule-associated protein RP/EB family member 1 isoform X2: MSYVSDELYKYLRGRMTDFLKINAVELLPHLPCLTQMDQEKIRAEAKYEGNEAAIPILLDSVRRRQNWERQLINALRNKEYNDLAGILEQKLESLAPRRNVSPSVASHPNHSAVDSSTIVVVPFQSAPFDVSPPRHPSSSVTVADNSQFPTTAFRSADDLLTLSPSNQTNLRPSAGIPAAEHPASKPTTQPSAGPPATRPSAGPPATRPSAGPPATRPSAGPPATRPSAGPPATRPSAGPPATRPSAGPPATRPSAGPPATRPSAGPPATRPSAGPPATRPSAGPPTTQPSASVHAVSASGPAAFSTTSTASSSSVSSTSSTFTSQHHSLEFKIPIQETGKSMDREENKDEKLPVQEKMGTFDDSKSNDSFQSPRNQTINSDQSSTGEKRNTNEIFTANTDQARREIKNNQALADDSATCNQVHTHRPQLNDNDFESIGKPGMLQGNVQNKQSETQAESFCKITSADLQLSENPVDNSSNENNSNRAMPNANLNPRDMSKEANFLNLGDCSSQGANVSCDYDDKNSIKEQKIQALQGYQNDQLQQSFYDVHSPLNIQLNFDAQKKIDEGVDSDQKHTLNQNKNIEYDCRAFQTHNIEIAKSGHDGADSEVECMKNVQTNNSTDSISNSEQLSSSCTECSFRHLLISGDSVSEPSAHVEHNSQNANRLNNDPLLPACLPIGTQALGQISNMDGLQENAQIGTTECAGKQECMGIQKCENWFTETKSNNKSNQGVNVSKRERSSYSCANELTQSTCDANPTVYNEDVKEYSGYIYQEPDSEVEAGNDCEFEAAILEDAKWHDFGNSSIHAFSPDCVSLISRKEPQPKKPVKPNADITQSNYLFATISVLVLSVVAVCVWKYCHK, translated from the exons ATGTCGTATGTGAGTGACGAGCTATACAAGTACCTAAGGGGGAGAatgacagattttttaaaaattaatgcagTGGAATTGTTACCACATCTTCCCTGTCTTACTCAGATGGACCAG GAAAAAATAAGAGCTGAAGCCAAATATGAAGGAAATGAGGCAGCCATACCTATTCTCTTGGATTCTGTGAGAAGACGGCAAAATTGGGAAAGGCAATTGATAAATGCATTACGTAATAAAGAATACAATGATCTTGCAGGCATTTTGGAACAGAAACTTGAATCTTTAGCTCCAAGAA GGAATGTTAGTCCTTCTGTTGCTTCACATCCTAATCATTCTGCTGTAGATTCTTCGACAATTGTTGTTGTTCCCTTCCAAAGTGCACCATTTGATGTCTCACCTCCACGACACCCTTCAAGCTCAGTTACTGTTGCTGACAATTCACAATTCCCTACTACAGCTTTTCGTTCTGCAGACGACTTGTTGACCCTGTCCCCGTCCAATCAGACTAATCTGCGGCCTTCAGCTGGTATTCCTGCAGCAGAACATCCAGCAAGCAAACCTACAACGCAGCCCTCGGCCGGTCCCCCCGCAACGCGGCCCTCGGCCGGTCCCCCCGCAACGCGGCCCTCGGCCGGTCCCCCCGCAACGCGGCCCTCGGCCGGTCCCCCCGCAACGCGGCCCTCGGCCGGTCCCCCCGCAACGCGGCCCTCGGCCGGTCCCCCCGCAACGCGGCCCTCGGCCGGTCCCCCCGCAACGCGGCCCTCGGCCGGTCCCCCCGCAACGCGGCCCTCGGCCGGTCCCCCCGCAACGCGGCCCTCGGCCGGTCCCCCCGCAACGCGGCCCTCGGCCGGTCCCCCCACAACGCAGCCCTCGGCCAGTGTGCATGCAGTATCTGCTTCTGGACCTGCTGCCTTTTCAACAACCTCAACTGCATCATCATCTTCTGTGTCTTCGACTTCCTCTACTTTCACCTCTCAGCATCATTCCTTAGAATTCAAAATACCAATTCAAGAAACTGGAAAGTCAATGGATAGAGAAGAAAACAAAGATGAAAAACTGCCTGTACAG gagaagatgggtacTTTTGATGATTCAAAGTCCAACGATTCTTTCCAATCTCCAAGGAATCAAACCATAAATTCAGATCAGAGCAGCACTGGTGAGAAAAGAAATACAAATGAAATATTCACAGCCAATACTGATCAAGCTAGGAGAGAAATAAAAAATAATCAAGCTCTTGCAGATGACTCTGCAACCTGCaatcaagtacacacacacagacctcagTTAAATGATAATGATTTTGAGAGCATTGGTAAACCAGGAATGTTGCAGGGTAATGTTCAGAATAAGCAGTCAGAAACTCAGGCTGAAAGTTTCTGTAAAATAACAAGTGCTGATTTACAGCTCAGTGAAAACCCCGTGGATAATTCAAGCAACGAGAATAATTCAAACAGGGCCATGCCAAATGCCAACCTTAATCCAAGAGATATGTCCAAAGAGGCCAACTTTTTGAATTTGGGTGATTGCAGTAGTCAGGGAGCTAATGTTTCTTGTGACTACGATGACAAAAACTCAATTAAAGAACAAAAGATTCAAGCATTACAAGGTTATCAGAATGATCAGCTGCAACAAAGCTTTTATGATGTTCACAGTCCATTGAATATACAATTGAATTTTGATGCTCAGAAAAAAATAGATGAAGGTGTAGACTCTGATCAAAAACACAcattaaatcaaaacaaaaatattgaatACGATTGCAGGGCTTTTCAGACACATAACATTGAAATTGCAAAAAGTGGTCATGATGGGGCTGACTCTGAAGTTGAATGCATGAAAAATGTGCAAACAAACAACAGCACAGATTCAATTTCCAACAGTGAACAATTAAGCAGTTCTTGTACTGAATGCTCATTTAGACATCTTTTGATTAGTGGTGACTCTGTCAGTGAGCCAAGTGCTCATGTGGAACACAACTCCCAAAATGCAAATCGATTGAACAATGATCCACTGCTTCCTGCATGTCTGCCAATTGGCACACAGGCATTAGGTCAGATCAGCAATATGGATGGTTTGCAAGAAAATGCACAAATAGGAACTACTGAGTGTGCAGGAAAACAAGAATGTATGGGAATCCAGAAATGTGAAAACTGGTTCACAGAGACAAAATcaaataataagtcaaatcaaggAGTAAATGTTTCAAAGAGAGAAAGATCATCATACTCTTGTGCGAATGAATTGACCCAGAGCACATGTGATGCTAATCCAACAGTATACAATGAGGATGTTAAGGAATATAGTGGGTATATTTATCAAGAACCTGATTCTGAAGTTGAAGCAGGCAATGATTGTGAATTTGAAGCAGCAATTCTGGAAGATGCTAAGTGGCATGATTTTGGGAATAGCTCTATTCATGCTTTCTCTCCTGACTGTGTTTCTTTGATCTCGAGGAAAGAGCCACAACCTAAAAAGCCTGTAAAACCAAACGCGGACATAACACAGTCAAATTACCTATTTGCAACAATTTCAGTTCTGGTATTATCAGTTGTTGCTGTGTGCGTATGGAAATACTGCCATAAATAA